The DNA sequence AGCGAACCGAGGATAAAACAAAATCTCCCGCTAAAAGTCCCTATATCGAGCGCGTTCCCGGAGCATTTAGTATATTTCTTCGCTATCTTAACGAGAAAATCACGACCGCTGACAGCGCCCGTCGGATCCTCGAATTTAAAGTCGCTCCGATTGGTTAAAGAGTTCATAAGATACTCGGAAGACTCCGCCTTGTTCATCTTAGGATAAGGGTAGATCGCCGAGCATCTTCCGCATTTATAAACATCCCGGAGATTTCCGCTTCGGGTCTTTTGGCCTTTTTTATAAAGATGAACGTCGCTGCTATGGCAAAATGGACAATTATCCTTCATCCGGTAATCCCGCTTAAGGCGTATTTCTTTTCCAGTTTTATGGGCTGACCGTTACGTCTTGCCGACTCCAGCATGGCCCGGACCAGGACCAGGGCCGCCAAACCGTCTTCGCCCGAGCACTGAATTTTATTCTTTTTATTCCTAAGGGCCGTGCAAATTTCGTCAACCGCATCTACCAAACCATCATTTTGCCTTGGTTTGTCAAATGGGCTTGGCTTTAATTCTCTATATCCGGAATACCTATTACTTTCAGAAAAAGAATAGTATTCGATCTTATTTCCGTTTTCCAGCAGCTTGATCCTCCCTTGGTCGCCGATAATATCCATCTCTACTACCAGGTCTTCCCGCTTCCCCGTAGCCACCAGAGCGCACGGAATATTTTCGCTGAATTCGATCCACCCGGAAATAGACGGGTCCGGATTGTCCGGATCAAAAGAAATGCCAGACACGGTTTTCGCATCATGCGGTACCAGCATCCTTATGGCGTCAAGGATGTGGGAACCTATATTGAATATCCGGCCAGGGTAAAGAGCGGTCACGGCCTTGACCTTTCCGATCTTTTTATCAAGGATCATCTGCCTGGCGCATAGAT is a window from the Candidatus Omnitrophota bacterium genome containing:
- a CDS encoding Gfo/Idh/MocA family oxidoreductase codes for the protein MPVFKAGVIGLGNIGFKFNLDTKRKNTWSHVSAYDKCSQAELAGAVDIDKKQRDQFGRYFGSVPVFENVSQLFKNLPVDIISICTPTASHYPVLREVISHPVKAIFCEKPLASDIHQAREMVRMCKERGILLAVNHGRRWQSNYLCARQMILDKKIGKVKAVTALYPGRIFNIGSHILDAIRMLVPHDAKTVSGISFDPDNPDPSISGWIEFSENIPCALVATGKREDLVVEMDIIGDQGRIKLLENGNKIEYYSFSESNRYSGYRELKPSPFDKPRQNDGLVDAVDEICTALRNKKNKIQCSGEDGLAALVLVRAMLESARRNGQPIKLEKKYALSGITG